The Ostrea edulis chromosome 1, xbOstEdul1.1, whole genome shotgun sequence genomic sequence aattgccgagtttaaacaagactgttgaaactcctgtaacatcaacttgtttgtcagtagcctgtcgcGATGCAAATCCTGataaactgatcatacgcagaagaaactctttcgtatcgaatcatttgatatacacaaagaccatatgcagatgatattGCTACTTAAATATATCATTCCCTGACGTCAGAAGGGAAGAACCCTGGTAACAGAAATCAAACATGTGTTACAGCTTATATGTAATCCAGTTGAAGCTACTTTGTATGGTTGAACAGTTTCCAATAAGATATAAAATATgatgcatacaaaaaatcaaaaatcatcCGGCGgaccgtgtttacccaactcttaattttctttttcatataggagttatgagattaataactgttcgttatcttcaccttgcattagtaCATTGTATAATTGTTGTCACTATTTGTAAGAGCAATGATTATGCTATTAGGTAATTGATTACTCTGTCTTtcacgtattttttttttttagaataaagTCGAATTCCATCACTTCCCttgcataattatatttttatagattttcgTTTTTCGGACAAGACAAATAGATTAAGCCCATTGCATGATGCAGTTGAAAGTAGTTTGTATGGTTGAAAAGTTTCCAATTCGATATAAAACACGTtgcatacaatcaatcaacaatcatccaggggaccgtgtttgcccaactctttgggtttttgtttttgttttttgttgttgttttatttgcttataggagttatgagattgataactgttcattcattatcttcacctttataagatttatgagattgatcaccgttcgctatcttcacctgtataggtgttatgagattgatcactgttcgttatcttcatctttataggagttatgagattgatcactgttcgttatcttcacctttataggagttatgagattgatcactgtttgttatattcacctttataggagttatgagattgataactgttcgttatctttacctttataggagttttgagattggtcactgttcgttctctttacctttataggtgttatgaaattgatcactgttcgttatcttcacctttaaaggagttatgagattgatcactgttcgttatcttcacctttataggagttatgagatttatcactgttcgttctctttacctttataggtattatgagattgatcactgttcgttatcttcacctttaatatGTAAGCATATGTAGTGATTGTtacttcgccaaacgcttggtaTTTTgaaatgagaatcacgggtctttcggatatgactttcAAAACAGAAGTCTCGTGTTGTGGCAAGTTAAATAATGTACTACGAATAAAAGGTGCAGATAACGAATATtcatcaatctcgtaactcctataagcattacaaaatagatagttgggcagacacggaccactggacacacccgaGAGAGTATCAGGTTACTATGAGGAATAAGTAGCCTCTGCCTACCGGTCACACtagctgtgagccctatatctacTGAGCCATGACAAGTAAATACAGAATGTATACATTCAGGAGTGAGCGCATTCTATAaaattggaaaattttcaaacaaaaacattatGAACATCAATTACCactgcatgaaaaaaaaatcaattacgATGAAAATATAGTTAAAAATGCATGAATCAATATTTCCACCTTTTAATGAGGAATATTTAGcatatatgatatgatatttaCCCACAGATATCCTTAACATCATGATTCAGTCTGTCTTCACAGAAGAATGGAAGTCTGGGTAGTAGAACCATGAATAGTTTCAAAGGACAGCCGACATGTTTCAATTAAGAGGACACTGTCACCAAGGGGCAAAACACATGTTGATCTTTTCTGTCTTCATAACATCGCGATCAGACAAAGCTGATATTGATGTGCTTAAAATGGATGAATATAAATGATAATGCTACGagaccatgattttttttagacGAACTTGAATCAATGAGTTGTGTATGTAGATCtacattattttatattttaacaaAGTTTTTTTCCCGGAATTGATAGCATCTAACATTTGATGTTTGAAAGAAATATAACGATATACGGCACATTGACCAGTCGGTATTCATTTGAAGAAGATTTCGAAATTACTCGCAGCACGGAGAGTTCTTGGCGAGCAAACGCCGCCTACCATTCCTGAATTCAATGCATTAAGGATGTTCTCTCCTGGTCCGAATTttttcagaagtatcaaacttttttgataaaccattttaactgatacatctttatccgaaagacatttaaaacataaaaaagagtaTGACGTCAATTActctaaaattcaaaatttcgaaAATATTCACTAGCCATAAGGTTTTGTGTGACGTCACGCCATTTGCTGCTGAACTATCGCGGTTgaattttatcatgtttataagaaaaatatttaaaaagaaataaaacgtCTTTTTTCTGACTCGCTTTtgtgtttgttattttttagAGACAATATTTAACTagtaattaattttcaattgAGTGTTAAGTTTACGTAGGTAATATGCGTTTGAAAATATAAAGGGAGGTAATTTTTTTTACGAAATCAATAATATGTTTCAAATTTGAAGAAAGATACCCAACAacttatatatattgtgttcGAATGGAGCCCATCATCGTGTTGGGGGTGGAGACACAATAAAGTTTTCAAAGCCAACAGGGAAAAAAATAACTTATTGAGCTGAGTACAGTATATGAATTCTCAAATATATCTAGACCTACTCCAATTTCAAACAACAGATGTACAGTTGCAGTTTGTGCATGCCccccttccccccccccctcattttaGGGTAGTATAATTTACAACGCTTATTTTCTCATTAAATAACATTCTTCAATTCTAGCCGTTTAAACCTAGCTCATCTTTCAATAAGGCCTAAAAGCACTAAAGTATCATTCTTCTCATCCTCACAAATGTCAAGGGTTCTGAGTGAACTCATGGTTCTATGATATATACTCAGCTAGGGCTTCTAACACTGCAATAATGTTTTGTCAATGTATCAAGGTTCATATGTTCAAAATCAAGCCGATTTATAAATCCTTGAATATggatttgcccccccccccccatcatgaATTTTAAAAGGTATGTCATTGACTGTGCCACTGGAAAATTCAATAGCAAAAGCAGCACTGATGATTTTTTGAATGCTAGGTGATGTTCAAAAAATTTCAGCAAATTAATAATAGTATTTCTTCATGCCACGGTGTTCTGCTGTAACCTCATAGAATAAATTACTggaaatatcttgtatataaatattactaTCTTTAGTTATTAATAGTTAGTAAATTTCTATGGGTTGGCGCGATAAAGAATTAGTCTCACTGCACTACGTCCTTGAATGAAAAAATAGCACAAGAGGCATAAAAAGACCACATCCCTAACCACCTCAAACTGAAAAAAGCAGGGAAGGTTGACATCTGGGTGACTCGGGAGATATATGCGAAAAAGAAAGTTGATAAACTGCACTACCAAAAATTTTGCAATCAATAAAGATTTCTATCTATTAAAAACGTTTGTTATGTGTGATGTAATCTAGGCCATCACATGCCGTGATTATCCGGAATTTCTCAGTGTCAACTTTGATTTTATTGCGATAGTTCAGCAGCAAATggcatgacgtcacacaaaactTATGGTTAGTGAATATTTTCGAAAGTATGTTTATTTTGGATTTTAGAGTAATTGACGGCAATTAAAAGGATGACCGATCTAGAAATCAGGTGGGCACATCAACTGATGTTATTTATACCGGATACTGCTGTCTTTTTCACGCAACATAGCACCGGAGCAGATTTTGCCGAAATCGCGTTGCATTCCTGTCGCTACGCTCGCGAAGCTCAGTGGCGgtatttatgcccatttctcatatatttttactttattgataaaattgtcgACTCCTgtggttataacgatctagttcgtcaatacaacctcgcattgggtcaaatgctgtctgacgtgtttcataccgattgttaagccgttcttggcacactgattttgattacggataactccgtttacctgatgaagatacaGGGcacacgacgggtgtgaccggtcaacaggggaggTGTGAAGTCTGATGCCTCGGAAGGTAACTTCCAGTATAACCACACAACAACAGACGCCGACCACAAATAGTGGGTGTTTAATGTTGTTGTGATAAGTGGTAAAAGACTACAAGAGAAAAGGAAAACATAATTACAAGGAGGACCTACAACACTTAAAAACTAGACAATAAGCAAATTAACTACAACTATGACAAAAACGGTAGGCCATACTAGACGTTGTATGCAGAATTACAATTATGACCGTAACGGCTTGCTATACTTTTTTCACTCGAACAACGCCCTAAAATAAAGTTGTCTCACAAATTTCGAGGTACAATATCAGCTAAACCCACAATTATTCATGAAAAGAAGGAATTGTAAACAGTGCAAACACATGTTGAAAGATAAACTACGAAGAAAGGTCCTAACTGAAGCATCGATACAataaacacaaaatacagtTTCAATACTGGCGACTTACAgaaatgtacacacacacacacacacacacacacacacacacacacacacacacacacacaacgcATTTCCGttaatacaaaatgtacatgaaatGTGTACTTACTCTGTGGTGGGTCAAAATAACAGCGAGAAAGGTAAGTAACTAAATGCATGGGGCACGTGTTGTGTAAATCGACAACGTATGTCTTACAAATGTATGGGCGAAGGTAAACAATAAAGACAAGAAACATGACGGGAAGATCTAAAAGTTCCGGTTACGGCACAGgaggcttactcctcctaggcacctgatcccacctctggtgtgtccagggggtccgtgtttgcccaactatctattttgtattgcttataggagttatgagattgatcattgaaAAGTGTAACACCATCATCCAACTGTACTAGTTTTTCCATTAGCTGTTCCCCTTAGGTACATTTCATGAGATTTGACGAATATATTTATTTAGGACAACATAAATAACACACCTGTCATAGTTCAGTATCAATACACACCTCAGCTCAGCATGTCTGAACCTTTGGAATTTTCGTGATTTTTGGTCTGAGGTGGACAGAAAATGAAGTCGGCGGCCATttttaaccactgtgttaagaCTTAACACAGGTACTGGAGGTGGATTGAAGTTAACACAAcgtaaacacagtgttaacgcaAACTCGCATTTTGAGAAACAGTTATATCacatggttaactttaacacagaagTTAACACTGAGTTAAAGTTAACCACCTTTCGAAAAACCGGGACCAGTTCgctatcttcatcttgcatataAACTGCAcgtatttttgcattttatttttatttagaatttcaaaAACACAGTTCAAAAACAGTGTTTTCAAAACTTCATTCTAGGCTGCCAACAGCCCAAcacatgatattttctattcaaATCCTGAACTAAAAGAGAGATCCAGGGTCCCCGCTTCTGGTAAATTTCCCCCTATAACAATTTTGATACCCAATTTCACTACACCACCATCAATcaagggagataagtcatcATACTATATTgatataccatatatatatagcaaCATTTGACGATCTGTAACGTCTGTTACCTTCTGAATgacttatttacatatatgaagtaaataaagaagaacacattttcgtgcaaaacatttttttaaatcgtaTCTTATGACCTTTAAGGAATATTACATAGatgcatgttttgttgttgaATTATGTAATTATTGAGTGTGGAATGGTGTTACTACGATTTTCCGGTAGATTAATGAATGGTTAGAGTATATTTGTGACGAAAATCAACTTAAACACCAAATACCCGATAGTTCATTGATATTATGCGAATTTGAAATTATTGGATCCTCCCCTGATTCTCTGTCTGTCACAGATGCTCTGTGCACTAGTTTTGAATAACTTGAAATGACTTATTTATCTGTTTAAATACCTCAGCACCTTATATTATGTGACACATATCATTGTACAGTAATAAGGGTAGAACAAAGAAATGGGGGCCAACTGGGGGATTTGCATTACAATAGCAATTTATCGCGCACCTTTGAACAATGTTATCGAATGTAGAAATACACATCATTGTTAGATCATTCAGTGGGCTGTGTTCCGGTTTCAATCAATAATTGTTAGAGCATTGAACATTACAAACAAACCTGAACCAGTGCCCCTGAGGTGTTCAATATCTGGCCGGGTTTGGCCGACAGACAGGTAAAACCTGAACAATATGAGGAAGGTAAGATTGAAGATTGAAGTAACATTTTCATGctgttgaaaaaataatatatctttataaaatataaactatTTTGTTATTCTGGTCTCAggaattttttgttgttggaaaATTTGATAGATAATACGCAATAACGAAAGCAAATATCTTATATTATGGCGAAATAACGTTTTCTCTTTTGGTATATCTGTTCGACTATACATAACAACTAAGCTAAAGTAGATTTATGTTGTAAAATCTGAAGGCGAATCAAAACTTTCCTtagtttgtaaatatatcattattcGTTATTTCATCATCAGTGGCTCGGCCCGTAAAGAAAAGGGATGCATCCCCCCTCCCCAAATATAAGTACAAAAACCTATTAGAAAATAGAATCAATGTCCACTAATATTTGTTTTGTGTCTTATCTAGTGAATATGTTCAGCTCTTAATATCTTTTCTAACAGTTTCGTATGTCCATTTACATTTGTTTCTAGGAAGTTTTAGATATTGACACCCCTTCTAAGAAGTCCTAGATATTGACACCCCTTCGAGGAAGCCTTGgtattaaccccccccccccccacacacacacacacacacacacactcacacattCTCAACCCCCATCTTACAATGTTCAGGTTACGAGTCCCAATGAATATGGCAGAAAACTGTTCAACTTGTTATATTAtgttatcaaataaaatgatatcatacatataaCATTATTTACTTTTACTTTGCAGTGAAAAAACCCTCGCTTGAAATCTGGAAATTACGATGTCTTTTTTAAGACAGGTGAACGagataattttcttttctttaaattcGTTGCCATGCAATAACATTCGTTCCCACGAAATGAAATTCGTCCCCATGATATGAATTCGTTTtcagaaaaattaatttgtttttttcGACATGGAATGTCATTCCTACGAAATAAACTTTGTCCCCACGAAATAGAATTCGTTCccacgatttaaaaaaaaacccaaaagcGGCCTCTATGTTTGCATTAACTTCCGTTACCTGTGGGAAAATcatctataataataataaattcttttatttagacaggatagcacaattagtacaaatgactagtttacattgtggtcctgtaaaTCGATAAATAATAAAgctaaaaaaataaatgaattttaaaatgaaacaaaaagcaAATGACACATTTGTTACTCTCTGCTGATAAAATCAGCATCTGGTCACAAACTGCATGCTAAATATTATTCTACTGATTTATAGATGATGTGTGCTATGATGATTCAGAGGTTGATTGATATATATTGAAGCAAAATAGAGTTttagttttgatatttatttggaCTAATGATTAAATGTTATGGATTTGATTAACTTTACAAGCTTAGTAGTCCTTTGATCGGTGAATGTTGAGaaaatcttattttgtggaAAAGAATTTTATTTCGTGGAGGGAACGAATTATATTTTGTGGAAACCAATTTGATATCGTGGGAACAAATTTCATTTCGTGGGACTAATTTTATTCcgtgaaaatgaatttcatttcgtGGGAACGAATTTTATCTCGTAAGAACATTCAACGaatgttttttatataaatctcaTTCGCCTGTCCTAAAGCAACCACCGCATGTAGCGCCTAATAATTACTTATAAATCTCTAAAAAAGTCGCGACCCTTTCTTTGCGATCGCATACGCCTGCGTGAATTCCATCTCCTGTCGCGACCACAGGTACTTTTTGAATGTTTAGTATTCAGCGTCTTTTGTTCACAACATATTTAAATTAAGGaatattcaatgaaataaacaaaactgaaatggaaaaaatataaatgtctcTGATCTCGAGAGATATTGTGATATTACAACAGTACAGCGGTTGGAATTTCGTTAATGTAAGAGGTCGTGGGAACTTAGATAATTTCTGCATGGATCAACttcattgattttcaaaaatacagaAACGTCTTGATTTATACACCACAGATGCTTGTATACAGGATTTCCTGTACCCCATGTACTCTTTGAATGTTTAGTAACTTGGGTGTTCAGCGAATTTTGTTCACAACGTATGTAAATTAAGAAATtcttaatgaaataaacaattgCTATTTCGTTAATGTATGAGGTCTTGGTAACTTGGATAATTTCTGCATGGATCaaattattgattgatataCAGAAAACAAAGAATCTATGCATCTTAACTCAAAGGAAGCcagattttgtaaaaatatcatctgcaacatacacacatacaacaTTGCCGTGATTGTAAGTTTGCTGAGGCGCACTCAAgtcacgaccccccccccccattccaaaaaaaaaaaacaaaaaaacaaaaaaacccacaaatataaaatgtacaaacCCCCTCTCACTAATATTCAGTAATGAATACAATTGTCACATTCCgaattaataatttttttttatccatgtttgcccttcacttaattttgtattgttgataagatttattaaatttatcactgttcgttatctttatttGTTCATTGATGATATTCATTGTACATGCCTATGGTTCTATCACATTGTAGCTTTAATCATATCCGATGTATATAACATGTTTAAAGAAAGATTATTAGTGTCCGGGTGAGGTAGTGATTAACACGCTTGCTTCTCACAGCagcgagttcgatccccgtgattggtagtggttgtatgtgagagggtatggtgaTTGGCCGCTCTTTTGCTTCCATATTAAGCAGCCCCTAACTTCGTTCCTAGTTTTGCACGACGCGAAGTTTCTTTTAGGAGACACAACATGCACTATCATAACATAAATGGCAacatgggcggatccaggatttcagtTTAGTGACACCATATATTTTCTGTGGTTGTCCAATTTTTGAGGATAGGAAAAATCCGCAAAAACTATAATCCAAAATTAGATATTTAATATGGATATATTCAGCTATCTTGCAACCGCAGAAATTGGAAACGCAGATCACATCGCAAAAAAAGTCTAACCGAAGAAAATACTCGTTATACGGCATTTCAATGAATTGATTGATATCTTTTACGTACTTCATAAACTCTCTTCATTAAGTTCTGATAAAAAACACATAATCAcaataaactttaaaaattttaaattgtgccccccctcacacacacacacacacacacacacacacacacacacacacacacacacacacacacacaaacccaCCACTGACCTGGTCCCTTTTCTTCGATATCtattttattgtatatctaaaattgtaTTGAAAGTTGATAAAATTTTGTCTTCAATAACGCATTTCGTCATACGTTTGctatttttgcaaaaaaaatgACGGTCAATGCTAAAGCTTTTATACTAGATCTAGTGTAGCCCCCTTCTCCACTATTTTCAGTAGTGGAAAATGTAATcctaaaagttatgaataaatatcaatttagttaGTAAAGCATGACCCCACCCCCCTCTGTGTAAGAAAATGACGTTTTGGCGAAAATATTTTAGACAGGTATAGTactataccccctccccccccacACACAAATTAGACATTTTCGTACGGCTACCTTCCCCTGAAAAATGATGATACTGACCTAAAGTGTAATTAGTATGTCAATATACAGTGGCTTATTACAAGTACaaatctacatttatttcaGATCAAATAAAATAGTTAGTATGGCATCTGAAGACATTGCCCAAGGTCAATATGTCATTGAATGTGACATCTGCAAACAACCAGTCTCGTTCTTCTGCAGACGATGTGGGGTCAATCTCTGCGATCCTTGTGTTCCGGTACATCTCCGGATTAAGTCCAAAACCGGACATGACGTGGTGGATTACGCCAGTAGAGATGATGACGACACCTCTAAAATTGAAGAACTGATGGAAACCATTACGAAGGAAAACGAGCGACTACAAAACTATAAGTATGAACTCAAGAAAATCATAGATCATACGACAAAGCGTCTTGACAAGCCAAAATTTTCCGGTCCATTGCAATCCAGGTTTGCGAAAAAAACACAACAGAAATTATCTTCATTATCCAAACTTTACCAACAGAAGAAGGATGAAGTGACGTCACGAGGAGAGGAGTGgcacagacagatagataaaACCGTGAAGACGCTCCACCAGGAACTGGACGACATGCAAAAGGAGCACGAATCACTACTCCGGAAACAGAAACGAGAATTGGAAGAGATTTTAGGAAAAGTTGATGAAATAAACACCGCGACAATGAAACTGAAAAATTCACAGAATGTACTAGAAATGAAGAAACTGATACCAATGATTGAAAAGCAGGAAACTCCCTCGGAGATTACACAGTACTCGTTTCCGGtgttttacaaatgtgaaattgACGAGAACTATTTGAAATCGTATTTCGGATACATTGAGAATATACAAGAAAGAAAGATTTCTCTGCCGAGATTGATATCTGAAGACGCTGTGATTTCGAATCACAAAATATTAGAGGTGCCGAAAGTTGTCACCGCTATAGACACAGGGTTTCCTGCAGAAGAAGAGTATAACACTCGTCTATACGATATTGCTGTTGTTGATGATAACAGAGTGTGGATGGGAGGAGCAAGTTATGAACTCAAGTTGTTTGATTTCCAGGGAAACCTCCACGACACTGTCACTATCACAGCACACGGTATGTACCTCACTGTATACAACAAACACGTGATTTACACAGCACAGGGCAGTAATACTGTGTATAGAGTAGCCGTGGATAAAACGATCCAGACGATGTTTACAACCGGGGAATGGATACCATGCGGCATCACGAGTACCGCGTCAGATGACCTACTGGTCTGTCTCCATAAAGATGACCAGTCCAAAGTCGTGCGATACAGCGGTACCGGTACCGTACTCCAGGAAATCCAGTACGACTCGCAGTGCCAGCCTCTGTACCGAGATCCAACCTACGTCACTGAGAATGTCAACGGGGACATCATCGTAACAGACTGGAAGAAAAACGCTGTGATTGCTGTCGATAGATTAGGAATATTTCGGTTTTCTTACTCTGGGAGGGACAATAAATTTGATGTCTGCGCCGTCACTACTGATCCTGCCGGTCACGTTATCGTTACTGACCTAAAAGGTGACAAGATCCACATGTTGGACAGGGACGGGCGATTCCTGAGATACGTCATTCCTGATCAAGAGATTAATAGACCACGCGCCGTGTGTATTGTTGGGGACGGGGAGATGTTTATTGGGGAATGCAAGACCGGTGTAGCGAAAAGAATCAAATATTTGGAATGATAAACATAGTGGATTGTTGTT encodes the following:
- the LOC125664525 gene encoding uncharacterized protein LOC125664525; the protein is MASEDIAQGQYVIECDICKQPVSFFCRRCGVNLCDPCVPVHLRIKSKTGHDVVDYASRDDDDTSKIEELMETITKENERLQNYKYELKKIIDHTTKRLDKPKFSGPLQSRFAKKTQQKLSSLSKLYQQKKDEVTSRGEEWHRQIDKTVKTLHQELDDMQKEHESLLRKQKRELEEILGKVDEINTATMKLKNSQNVLEMKKLIPMIEKQETPSEITQYSFPVFYKCEIDENYLKSYFGYIENIQERKISLPRLISEDAVISNHKILEVPKVVTAIDTGFPAEEEYNTRLYDIAVVDDNRVWMGGASYELKLFDFQGNLHDTVTITAHGMYLTVYNKHVIYTAQGSNTVYRVAVDKTIQTMFTTGEWIPCGITSTASDDLLVCLHKDDQSKVVRYSGTGTVLQEIQYDSQCQPLYRDPTYVTENVNGDIIVTDWKKNAVIAVDRLGIFRFSYSGRDNKFDVCAVTTDPAGHVIVTDLKGDKIHMLDRDGRFLRYVIPDQEINRPRAVCIVGDGEMFIGECKTGVAKRIKYLE